A section of the Scleropages formosus chromosome 12, fSclFor1.1, whole genome shotgun sequence genome encodes:
- the nf2a gene encoding merlin isoform X1, translated as MASALASRMGLHSLRKKQLKTYNVVIATMDAELKFSCEIKWKGKDLFDLVCRTLGLRETWFFGLQYDVKDTVAWIKMDKRVLDHDIPKEEVISLSFLAKFYPENVEEELVQDITQHLFFLQVKKKILEEEIYCPPEASVLLASYAVQAKYGDYDPIVHKRGFLSQEELLPKRVINLYQMTAEMWEERITACYAEHRGRTRDEAEMEYLKIAQDLEMYGINYFPIRNKKGTDLLLGVDALGLHIYNPDNRLTPKISFPWNEIRNISYSDKEFAIKPLDKKADVFKFNSSKLRVNKLQILQLCIGNHDLFMRRRRVDSLEVQQMKSQAREEKARKQMERQRLAREKHLREEAERERDELERRLLQMQSEAQMANEALLRSEETADLLAEKAQIAEEEAKLLALKAAEAEQEMQRIKVTAIRSEEEKRLMEQKMLEAEMLALKMAEESDRRAKEAEQLKQDLEEARESERRAKNKLLEITSRSVKTPTQLATMPPDIPGMNLSSENLSFDFKDTDMKRLSMEIEKEKVEYLEKSKHLQEQLNELKTEIESLKLKERETPLDILHNENAERGTSKQSNFKKLTLQSTKSRVAFFEEL; from the exons ATCAAATGGAAGGGGAAAGACCTCTTTGACCTGGTGTGTCGAACCCTGGGGCTCAGAGAGACGTGGTTCTTTGGGCTTCAGTACGATGTGAAGGACACAGTCGCTTGGATCAAGATGGACAAGAGG GTGCTGGATCACGACATCCCCAAGGAGGAGGTGATTTCCCTGAGCTTCTTGGCCAAGTTCTACCCTGAGAATGTAGAAGAAGAGCTGGTCCAGGACATCACACAGCATCTCTTCTTCCTGCAG GTGAAGAAAAAGATCCTGGAGGAAGAAATTTACTGTCCCCCAGAAGCATCCGTCTTGCTGGCTTCCTATGCTGTGCAGgctaag TACGGTGACTATGACCCCATCGTCCACAAGCGAGGTTTTCTTTCTCAGGAAGAGCTTCTGCCAAAGAGG GTGATAAACCTGTACCAAATGACTGCAGAGATGTGGGAAGAGAGGATCACTGCTTGCTATGCTGAGCACAGAGGGAGGACCAG GGATGAGGCGGAGATGGAATACTTGAAGATAGCTCAGGACCTGGAAATGTATGGCATTAACTACTTCCCTATTAGG AACAAAAAGGGAACGGACCTGTTGCTGGGGGTGGATGCTCTTGGCCTGCACATCTACAACCCTGACAACAGACTCACGCCCAAGATCTCCTTCCCCTGGAATGAGATCCGCAACATCTCCTACAGCGATAAAGAG tttgccATAAAGCCCTTGGACAAAAAGGCAGACGTCTTCAAGTTCAACTCTTCGAAGCTGCGAGTCAACAAGTTG CAGATCCTCCAGCTGTGCATTGGGAACCACGATCTGTTCATGAGAAGGCGCCGTGTGGACTCTTTGGAGGTGCAACAGATGAAGTCCCAGGCACGCGAGGAGAAAGCCCGCAAACAG ATGGAGCGGCAACGGCTGGCACGGGAGAAGCACCTCCGCGAAGAGGCTGAGAGGGAGAGGGATGAACTGGAGAGGAGACTGCTGCAGATGCAGAGTGAGGCACAGATGGCCAATGAAGCCCTG ctgcGGTCTGAGGAGACAGCTGACCTGTTGGCGGAGAAAGCGCAAATTGCAGAGGAGGAGGCCAAGCTGCTGGCTTTGAAAGCTGCTGAGGCAGAGCAGGAGATGCAGCGCATCAAGGTGACAGCAATCCGCAGCGAAGAGGAGAAAAGGCTCATGGAGCAGAAGATGCTGGAGGCTGAGATGCTGGCGCTGAAGATGGCCGAGGAGTCAGACAGGAG GGCCAAGGAAGCTGAACAGCTGAAGCAAGACCTGGAGGAGGCAAGGGAGTCCGAACGGAGGGCCAAGAACAAGCTGCTGGAGATCACCAGCAGATCGGTCAAAACG CCGACGCAGCTAGCCACTATGCCCCCTGATATCCCTGGCATGAACCTCAGCAGTGAGAACCTCTCATTCGACTTCAAAGACACTGATATGAAGCGGCTCTCTATGGAAATTGAGAAAGAGAA GGTGGAGTACTTGGAAAAGAGCAAACacctgcaggagcagctgaaTGAGCTGAAGACAGAGATTGAGTCGTTGAAGTTGAAGGAGCGTGAGACACCCTTGGACATCCTGCACAATGAGAATGCCGAGAGGGGCACCAGCAAGCAAAGCAACTTCAAAAAG
- the nf2a gene encoding merlin isoform X2, which yields MASALASRMGLHSLRKKQLKTYNVVIATMDAELKFSCEIKWKGKDLFDLVCRTLGLRETWFFGLQYDVKDTVAWIKMDKRVLDHDIPKEEVISLSFLAKFYPENVEEELVQDITQHLFFLQVKKKILEEEIYCPPEASVLLASYAVQAKYGDYDPIVHKRGFLSQEELLPKRVINLYQMTAEMWEERITACYAEHRGRTRDEAEMEYLKIAQDLEMYGINYFPIRNKKGTDLLLGVDALGLHIYNPDNRLTPKISFPWNEIRNISYSDKEFAIKPLDKKADVFKFNSSKLRVNKLILQLCIGNHDLFMRRRRVDSLEVQQMKSQAREEKARKQMERQRLAREKHLREEAERERDELERRLLQMQSEAQMANEALLRSEETADLLAEKAQIAEEEAKLLALKAAEAEQEMQRIKVTAIRSEEEKRLMEQKMLEAEMLALKMAEESDRRAKEAEQLKQDLEEARESERRAKNKLLEITSRSVKTPTQLATMPPDIPGMNLSSENLSFDFKDTDMKRLSMEIEKEKVEYLEKSKHLQEQLNELKTEIESLKLKERETPLDILHNENAERGTSKQSNFKKLTLQSTKSRVAFFEEL from the exons ATCAAATGGAAGGGGAAAGACCTCTTTGACCTGGTGTGTCGAACCCTGGGGCTCAGAGAGACGTGGTTCTTTGGGCTTCAGTACGATGTGAAGGACACAGTCGCTTGGATCAAGATGGACAAGAGG GTGCTGGATCACGACATCCCCAAGGAGGAGGTGATTTCCCTGAGCTTCTTGGCCAAGTTCTACCCTGAGAATGTAGAAGAAGAGCTGGTCCAGGACATCACACAGCATCTCTTCTTCCTGCAG GTGAAGAAAAAGATCCTGGAGGAAGAAATTTACTGTCCCCCAGAAGCATCCGTCTTGCTGGCTTCCTATGCTGTGCAGgctaag TACGGTGACTATGACCCCATCGTCCACAAGCGAGGTTTTCTTTCTCAGGAAGAGCTTCTGCCAAAGAGG GTGATAAACCTGTACCAAATGACTGCAGAGATGTGGGAAGAGAGGATCACTGCTTGCTATGCTGAGCACAGAGGGAGGACCAG GGATGAGGCGGAGATGGAATACTTGAAGATAGCTCAGGACCTGGAAATGTATGGCATTAACTACTTCCCTATTAGG AACAAAAAGGGAACGGACCTGTTGCTGGGGGTGGATGCTCTTGGCCTGCACATCTACAACCCTGACAACAGACTCACGCCCAAGATCTCCTTCCCCTGGAATGAGATCCGCAACATCTCCTACAGCGATAAAGAG tttgccATAAAGCCCTTGGACAAAAAGGCAGACGTCTTCAAGTTCAACTCTTCGAAGCTGCGAGTCAACAAGTTG ATCCTCCAGCTGTGCATTGGGAACCACGATCTGTTCATGAGAAGGCGCCGTGTGGACTCTTTGGAGGTGCAACAGATGAAGTCCCAGGCACGCGAGGAGAAAGCCCGCAAACAG ATGGAGCGGCAACGGCTGGCACGGGAGAAGCACCTCCGCGAAGAGGCTGAGAGGGAGAGGGATGAACTGGAGAGGAGACTGCTGCAGATGCAGAGTGAGGCACAGATGGCCAATGAAGCCCTG ctgcGGTCTGAGGAGACAGCTGACCTGTTGGCGGAGAAAGCGCAAATTGCAGAGGAGGAGGCCAAGCTGCTGGCTTTGAAAGCTGCTGAGGCAGAGCAGGAGATGCAGCGCATCAAGGTGACAGCAATCCGCAGCGAAGAGGAGAAAAGGCTCATGGAGCAGAAGATGCTGGAGGCTGAGATGCTGGCGCTGAAGATGGCCGAGGAGTCAGACAGGAG GGCCAAGGAAGCTGAACAGCTGAAGCAAGACCTGGAGGAGGCAAGGGAGTCCGAACGGAGGGCCAAGAACAAGCTGCTGGAGATCACCAGCAGATCGGTCAAAACG CCGACGCAGCTAGCCACTATGCCCCCTGATATCCCTGGCATGAACCTCAGCAGTGAGAACCTCTCATTCGACTTCAAAGACACTGATATGAAGCGGCTCTCTATGGAAATTGAGAAAGAGAA GGTGGAGTACTTGGAAAAGAGCAAACacctgcaggagcagctgaaTGAGCTGAAGACAGAGATTGAGTCGTTGAAGTTGAAGGAGCGTGAGACACCCTTGGACATCCTGCACAATGAGAATGCCGAGAGGGGCACCAGCAAGCAAAGCAACTTCAAAAAG